A part of Gambusia affinis linkage group LG21, SWU_Gaff_1.0, whole genome shotgun sequence genomic DNA contains:
- the LOC122824578 gene encoding LIM domain-containing protein isoform X2, whose product MSALYMSKVAKKESPNRPSKVEKDQAQPRDSGKWSILTKMDEDSEHRKDDYPPEEPEKGLEDIADGHSEQLMSSQLSREKLFQQRQKNELRRLLKHTCPEIKMLDDVVNEEFAEVLSSKSESSGETGYEGEVLSRCLIFENRGSSYSTPKIRVEEEAVERQDHRKTSAVLEGLKDESYTKSCEGMITSDKSHDLSSNYNKEVEEQMAKIDLKATRKVFENKCSSTVKPDEIQGNVTMVLNKPPEISSADSIQGDNKSGDKNLEEQKLCVSAVGKSTENDISCREAFPYNDLPLEGSVISFIESERKRETIKTNVALFQNNPFISSNIERENFLSHPSKTQNQSIVASEDYPIANVKNRTHLFESMPFDKIRHQNQDEIETLVENIKETLNFLHHVNAIHSDGAIIEVNETMIAKKAQFIISDKGPEIKYDKVAEGGAQNFIVQLLPRVNLKPQIIYLKEDDKGFMEATLVDALAHQHRFSANKDAELKTANVVQLVEDILNQDNSLRKGVIIQEDARNGAEVIVYSLYKYFDEEDVKCYSPPNSADHDEPEAETVSVPKSSQDQSRSGSIRANVKLFKSCIEKGDLEYLRSLHDDEQTIHNTEQSQSEVAVRLDDECHHHHISNPTEECIQVDVKRLKGMFSEGRSPSHSKCVKSSAVSLGKSQSPVECNTGAFLFPQSNNSFNACFGQGLKEVLANSEHQNQNRVQQAEMAETYTEELFEIPIITLSGAEAESTQEISSTKVESCLEKSNKSPLVEGIFSAPKSDWLPKNTETMSEEASSKKQHASETCNKINEGFRELAKNENVNISLVPEQISEATREQQEVCYQGTIQAALDSLEKSNINVTRGDIRAAMIYRQSNKSYQKNSQSNVQKQSTTDFCSLAEPKSNQEQQKPETPEQEVTVANVQPPHPKTANTEPLYLTENPLHLHVTASNTEPSHPSESPLNLKVTLSDAKPPHPTKEPLNVNVKVMNAEPPHPTKEPFKQKEIVTNFEPLHPAEGLVDTQVTVSNAEPPCPTKEPLNQEVTVANVESSHPTKELQNLELTLSEPELPHPTKETLNLEETAVNAVHPHPSKEPLNQEITVANVEPPHPTEDPVTQEVTVASTEPRYQTTEPPKQEVTVVNVEHPHPTEELMNTQVTVSNAEPPCPTKMLLNQEATVANVEPPLSPKEPLNFEVAVPNAEPPHPAEEPLNQEVTVANVETSSHTPKELLNHEAAMANLKPLHPTEDPVKLQVNMENAASPCLTKELLNQEVNVANAEPPHPIKTHNRPSQGVVSTKSKIVTGPKPPIPPKPEHLKEKQEVSQSSPSRHTEEHKICTMGTEEMFCQVSQPSATTLFLGQEDATNKSVDHNENHNLDKSTKMLQQKKGKSDIQCLTMVLESNETDIRKINGQQKIETIETKDIPQSTFVHDITSETDETHINFQEARQKFGGKVVSSKKMAPAKPKRVKHIQSSDKTQKHLTRECTTDGTVHIGADPSYNNCEITADSVDSQYKDTKQDIKVEKREKKARTETDDECRQRLSIHMDEIVRGNVTAAMEIFEHLRKQEQLQSILSRVEEIESDTSEVDVTSLRRVFENVPDWIVNTDKTGRKKVKAENKDKVMQSSADKKHCKSSMEHVYGDLERASEEIINLKEQTLARLKDIEDTIKKALLSVSTLKSDSDILNLSNLLKESLGAVQESPHASNINKTDLSRTKPQQSEESYFPQRSSSTGTATAPSTDQFSTKQQQSPPSSPAFISIQSAARKTDKTDIVPPETLICMKCQLSPRPEETFRTTKTVMCNSPTQGKKVKPKKGGRQQTSNSQQNRELSVLQVQTDSEGNSIRGTAVENYERTDNSDNRS is encoded by the exons ATGTCTGCTCTCTATATGTCAAAAGTGGCAAAGAAGGAATCACCAAACAGGCCTTCTAAAGTGGAAAAG GATCAAGCTCAACCACGAGACTCGGGAAAGTGGAGCATACTAACTAAG ATGGATGAAGACTCTGAACACAGAAAAGATGATTATCCACCAGAAGAGCCTGAAAAGGGACTCGAAGACATCGCTGACGGACATTCTGAACAATTGATGTCTTCCCAACTTTCCAGGGAAAAGTTATTCCAACAACGACAGAAAAATGAGCTGAGACGGCTCCTGAAGCATACATGCCCAGAGATAAAGATGCTGGACGATGTTGTGAATGAGGAGTTTGCTGAAGTGTTGAGCTCTAAATCAGAGTCTAGTGGGGAAACCGGATATGAGGGAGAGGTTCTTTCAAGATGCTTGATATTTGAAAACCGTGGCAGCAGCTACAGCACCCCAAAGATCCGTGTAGAAGAGGAAGCAGTGGAAAGACAGGATCATCGGAAAACATCAGCGGTTTTGGAAGGGCTAAAAGATGAATCTTACACTAAGAGTTGTGAAGGGATGATAACAAGTGATAAGTCTCATGACTTATCATCAAATTATAATAAAGAAGTAGAGGAACAGATGGCAAAAATAGATCTTAAAGCTACTAGAAAGGTATTTGAGAATAAGTGTTCAAGCACCGTAAAGCCAGATGAGATTCAGGGGAATGTTACTATGGTTTTGAACAAACCACCTGAAATATCTTCTGCTGACAGCATACAAGGTGATAACAAAAGTGGGGACAAGAATTTAGAAGAACAAAAGCTGTGTGTTAGTGCTGTTGGTAAAAGTacagaaaatgacatttcttgCAGAGAAGCATTTCCCTATAATGATCTCCCACTTGAGGGGAGTGTCATAAGTTTTATtgaatcagaaagaaaaagagaaacaataaaaacaaatgtagcaCTTTTCCAAAATAACCCCTTTATTTCCTCTAACATTGAAAGAGAGAATTTTTTAAGCCATCcatcaaaaactcaaaatcaaaGCATTGTAGCAAGTGAAGATTATCCAATTGCCAATGTAAAGAACAGAACACATCTGTTTGAATCCATGCCATTCGATAAAATTAGGCATCAGAATCAGGATGAAATTGAGACGCTGGTGGAAAACatcaaagaaacattaaatttccTCCACCATGTGAACGCCATTCACTCAGATGGGGCAATTATTGAGGTTAACGAGACAATGATCGCTAAAAAGGCACAGTTCATAATATCAGACAAGGGACCTGAGATAAAATACGATAAGGTGGCTGAAGGTGGTGCACAAAATTTTATAGTCCAGCTGCTTCCACGGGTAAACCTAAAACCTCAGATAATTTACCTCAAGGAAGATGATAAAGGGTTTATGGAGGCCACATTGGTGGATGCACTGGCTCACCAGCATAGATTCAGTGCAAACAAAGACGCTGAGTTAAAAACTGCCAATGTAGTTCAGTTGGTTGAGGATATCCTCAATCAGGACAACTCCCTGAGAAAAGGGGTGATCATTCAAGAAGATGCCAGAAACGGTGCAGAAGTCATTGTTTATTCCCTCTACAAGTACTTTGATGAAGAAGACGTGAAGTGCTACAGCCCTCCAAACAGTGCAGATCATGATGAACCTGAGGCAGAAACAGTCTCAGTTCCAAAGAGCAGTCAAGACCAATCCAGGTCTGGGTCAATTAGGGCCAATGTCAAATTGTTCAAAAGTTGCATCGAAAAGGGTGACTTAGAATACTTAAGATCACTTCATGATGATGAACAGACCATTCACAATACTGAACAAAGTCAAAGTGAAGTAGCTGTCAGACTGGATGATGAATGTCATCATCACCATATAAGTAATCCAACAGAAGAGTGTATCCAAGTAGATGTAAAAAGACTAAAAGGCATGTTCTCTGAAGGGAGAAGTCCTAGTCATAGTAAATGTGTCAAATCTTCTGCAGTATCATTAGGAAAAAGTCAATCTCCTGTAGAATGCAATACGGGGGCATTCTTGTTTCCACAGTCCAACAATAGTTTTAATGCTTGCTTCGGTCAAGGGCTTAAAGAAGTTCTGGCAAATTCTGaacatcaaaatcaaaacagggTTCAACAAGCTGAGATGGCAGAAACCTACACAGAAGAACTGTTTGAAATACCCATTATAACACTGTCAGGAGCAGAAGCAGAATCAACTCAAGAAATCTCAAGCACAAAAGTGGAATCATGCttagaaaaaagtaataaatctCCATTAGTTGAAGGAATTTTCTCAGCACCTAAATCAGACTGGTTAcccaaaaacacagaaacaatgaGTGAAGAGGCCAGTTCTAAGAAACAGCACGCCTCTGAGACATGCAACAAAATTAATGAAGGATTTAGAGAAttagctaaaaatgaaaacgtTAACATTTCTTTGGTTCCTGAACAAATTTCAGAAGCAACACGTGAACAACAAGAAGTTTGTTATCAGGGCACAATACAAGCAGCGTTGGATTCCTTGGAGAAGTCTAATATCAATGTGACAAGAGGAGACATCAGGGCAGCTATGATATACAGACAGTCCAACAAATCTTATCAGAAAAACTCACAAAGTAATGTTCAAAAGCAAAGTACTACAGACTTTTGCTCTTTGGCTGAGCCTAAATCAAATCAAGAACAACAAAAGCCAGAAACACCCGAGCAAGAAGTAACAGTGGCAAATGTGCAACCTCCACacccaaaaacagcaaatactGAGCCTCTATACCTAACTGAAAACCCACTACACCTACACGTGACTGCATCAAATACAGAGCCTTCTCACCCCTCTGAATCACCACTAAACCTAAAAGTGACTTTGTCAGATGCAAAACCTCCACACCCAACTAAAGAACCACTAAACGTAAATGTGAAGGTAATGAATGCAGAGCCTCCACACCCAACTAAAGAACCATTTAAGCAAAAAGAAATTGTGACAAATTTTGAGCCTCTGCACCCAGCTGAAGGACTAGTAGACACACAAGTGACTGTGTCAAATGCAGAGCCTCCATGCCCAACTAAAGAACCACTCAACCAAGAAGTAACTGTGGCAAATGTGGAGTCTTCACACCCAACTAAAGAACTACAAAACCTAGAACTGACTTTGTCAGAGCCAGAGCTGCCACACCCAACCAAAGAAACACTGAATCTAGAAGAGACTGCAGTGAATGCAGTGCATCCACACCCATCTAAAGAACCACTAAACCAAGAAATTACTGTGGCAAATGTGGAGCCTCCACACCCAACTGAAGATCCAGTAACACAAGAAGTAACTGTGGCAAGTACAGAGCCTCGATACCAAACTACAGAACCACCAAAACAAGAAGTAACCGTGGTTAATGTGGAACATCCACACCCAACTGAAGAACTAATGAACACACAAGTGACTGTGTCAAATGCAGAGCCTCCATGTCCAACTAAAATGCTGCTCAACCAAGAAGCCACCGTTGCAAATGTGGAGCCTCCACTTTCCCCTAAAGAACCACTAAACTTTGAAGTGGCTGTGCCAAATGCAGAGCCTCCACACCCAGCTGAAGAGCCACTCAACCAAGAAGTAACTGTGGCAAATGTGGAGACTTCATCACATACACCAAAGGAGCTACTCAACCACGAAGCAGCTATGGCAAATCTGAAGCCTCTACATCCAACTGAAGATCCAGTAAAGCTGCAAGTGAATATGGAAAATGCAGCGAGTCCATGCCTAACTAAAGAATTACTAAACCAAGAAGTAAATGTGGCAAATGCAGAGCCCCCACATCCAATCAAAACCCATAACAGGCCTTCACAAGGTGTTGTgtcaacaaaaagcaaaatagtCACTGGCCCCAAACCACCAATTCCACCTAAACCTGAACATttgaaagagaaacaagaagTAAGTCAGTCATCTCCTAGTAGGCATACAGAGGAACACAAAATTTGTACTATGGGAACTGAAGAAATGTTCTGTCAGGTTTCCCAGCCATCAGCAACAACATTGTTTTTAGGTCAAGAAGACGCTACCAATAAGTCAGTGGATCATAATGAAAACCACAATTTAGACAAATCTACAAAGATGttgcaacagaaaaaagggaAGTCAGACATACAATGTTTGACCATGGTCTTAGAGAGTAATGAAACagatataagaaaaataaatggacaaCAAAAGATTGAAACCATAGAAACGAAAGATATTCCTCAAAGCACATTCgtacatgacataacatctgaaACGGATGAAACCCATATAAATTTCCAGGAGGCCCGGCAAAAATTTGGTGGCAAAGTTGTGTCATCAAAAAAGATGGCCCCTGCAAAGCCAAAACGAGTAAAACATATTCAGTCCAGTGACAAAACCCAAAAACACTTAACAAGAGAATGCACTACAGATGGGACTGTCCACATTGGAGCTGATCCATCATACAACAACTGTGAAATAACTGCTGACAGTGTAGATAGCCAATACAAGGACACAAAGCAAGACATCAAAGTTGAGAAGAgggaaaagaaagcaagaacGGAAACAGATGATGAATGCAGACAGCGACTGTCCATACACATGGATGAGATTGTGAGAGGAAACGTAACTGCGGCAATGGAAATCTTTGAACACTTGAGAAAGCAAGAGCAACTGCAAAGCATTCTGAGTCGTGTAGAAGAAATTGAAAGCGACACGAGTGAGGTTGATGTGACATCTCTCAGGAGAGTATTTGAGAACGTTCCTGACTGGATTGTCAATACAGACAAAACAGGGCGAAAGAAggtcaaagcagaaaataaagacaaagtgaTGCAGTCATCAGCagacaaaaaacattgcaaGTCCTCAATGGAGCATGTATATGGAGATCTTGAGCGTGCTAGTGAGGAAATAATAAATCTTAAAGAGCAGACTTTAGCTAGACTTAAGGATATAGAGGACACCATTAAGAAAGcacttctttctgtttctacactaaaatctgactcagatattttaaatttatcaaATCTGCTCAAAGAATCCCTGGGGGCTGTGCAAGAATCTCCACATGCTAGtaacataaacaaaactgatttaagCAGAACCAAACCACAACAATCAGAAGAAAGTTATTTTCCACAAAGAAGTAGCTCTACAGGCACTGCAACAGCTCCTAGCACAGATCAGTTTTCTACAAAGCAACAGCAAAGCCCTCCATCTTCACctgcatttatttctattcagtcagcagcaagaaaaacagacaaaacagacaTTGTGCCACCAGAAACTTTAATCTGTATGAAGTGTCAGTTGAGCCCAAGGCCAGAAGAAACATTCAGAACCACAAAGACAGTGATGTGCAATAGCCCCACTCAAGGTAAAAAAGTGAAACCCAAGAAAGGAGGACGACAGCAAACTTCTAACAGCCAACAAAATCGAGAGCTTAGTGTGCTCCAGGTACAAACTGACAGCGAAGGGAACAGCATCAGAGGGACAGCAGTGGAGAACTATGAGAGGACAGATAACTCTGATAATAGGTCTTAG